The proteins below are encoded in one region of Candidatus Latescibacter sp.:
- a CDS encoding NCS2 family permease — protein MFEKIFHLKANGTTIRTELIAGSTTFLSMAYIIFVQPAVLSLAGMDFGSVMMATCISAALACLVMALMANYPIALAPGMGENFYFVFAVVLGMGISWEKALGAVFLSGVIFIILTFMRIRELIIDAIPESLKNAIPAAIGVFITFIGLVQAGIVIKDPGGGIVTLGNFHSAPVLLSLTGLFIILFFMVRQVKGALLIGMLSTAVIGILTGIVHYKGIISAPPSISPTLFKMDLSDIFSMEYVTVVLIFLLMAMFDTIGTLVGVTQAAGIMKDGKLPRAQGALFADAFGTAAGAALGTSTVTAYIESTTGVREGGRTGLTAVTAGALMLLAIFFSPLVSMIGGGYAVNGPDGKLLYTLYPITAPALILVGSFMARTITRCNWEDLTESVPSFMTIVGMALTYNISTGLAFGFILYPILKLMSGRGKEISWLVYLLGGLFLVKFVLVG, from the coding sequence ATGTTTGAAAAAATCTTCCACCTGAAGGCTAACGGCACCACTATCCGAACTGAGCTTATTGCCGGTTCAACCACCTTTCTATCCATGGCATACATTATTTTCGTCCAGCCGGCGGTGCTTTCGCTGGCGGGGATGGATTTCGGCTCGGTCATGATGGCCACCTGCATTTCAGCGGCGCTGGCCTGTCTGGTAATGGCGCTCATGGCTAACTACCCGATCGCTCTTGCGCCTGGCATGGGCGAAAACTTTTATTTCGTGTTCGCGGTGGTGCTCGGCATGGGAATCTCCTGGGAAAAAGCCCTCGGCGCCGTGTTTCTGTCCGGAGTGATTTTCATCATTCTCACATTCATGCGCATCCGGGAGCTGATCATCGACGCCATTCCGGAAAGCCTGAAAAACGCCATCCCCGCGGCCATCGGTGTTTTCATAACCTTTATCGGTCTGGTGCAGGCGGGAATTGTGATCAAAGACCCGGGAGGCGGCATAGTGACCCTGGGAAACTTCCATTCCGCTCCTGTGCTCCTCTCCCTTACCGGGCTTTTCATTATCCTGTTTTTCATGGTGCGCCAGGTGAAAGGCGCCCTTCTCATCGGCATGCTTTCCACCGCGGTGATCGGCATCCTGACCGGAATAGTCCACTATAAGGGAATTATCTCCGCGCCGCCCTCAATCAGCCCTACCCTGTTCAAAATGGACCTTTCCGATATATTCAGCATGGAATATGTCACCGTGGTGCTCATCTTCCTTCTCATGGCCATGTTCGACACCATCGGAACCCTGGTCGGGGTGACCCAAGCCGCCGGAATTATGAAGGACGGCAAACTCCCCCGTGCGCAGGGAGCGCTTTTCGCCGACGCGTTCGGCACCGCCGCCGGCGCAGCCCTGGGGACTTCGACCGTCACCGCCTATATCGAAAGCACCACCGGAGTCCGTGAGGGGGGACGGACCGGCCTTACCGCTGTCACCGCGGGGGCGCTCATGCTCCTCGCCATATTTTTCAGCCCCCTGGTTTCCATGATAGGCGGCGGGTATGCGGTTAACGGCCCGGACGGGAAGCTCCTCTACACCCTGTATCCCATTACCGCTCCCGCGCTTATCCTTGTGGGATCGTTCATGGCCAGGACCATCACCCGCTGCAACTGGGAGGATCTGACCGAGTCCGTTCCTTCATTTATGACCATAGTCGGGATGGCGCTGACCTATAATATCAGCACCGGCCTTGCGTTCGGATTCATCCTCTACCCCATCCTCAAGCTGATGTCCGGCCGGGGAAAGGAAATCTCCTGGCTGGTGTACCTCCTGGGGGGGCTGTTTCTGGTGAAATTCGTGCTGGTAGGGTAA
- a CDS encoding T9SS type A sorting domain-containing protein, with protein MRTFCFIAFMALVLPVYGHAQEKVTAVYTNTDYINNLFIDGDTIWCGTWEGGLAGYNRKTGTWKVFTSLDGLANNTVQSIFKDTGGALWIAHADWGLSCFDGKNGKSFPELNGYMVYVWGTCEDTRHQIWCSTNNGVYIFLNNTWVKSQDGGTGSIAAGKNGSVWCYQDRTLLYYDRSEWRVFTDKDTGFPLSYTSNLLFDKNDVLWFQLWGGDPACFDGKTWQRPPLPKGSGSMFSPSFIGPDGNIWIVWHGNICRFNDAKNWEIVIPGNTLREAFSAAGLVPGDIIVQIDDEGIFWIADNRGNTNHNPGLFRFDGKKIDVIRRNSMAFLRPASISEDRSGALWTAGLYGKGISRLDGTEWKTFTNIPVVPYYEFTGTAVDNHGNVWCSAHFGALRYDGAEWRLFDHTNSGLRYDGISSLYLDSRGVLWFIGFMSGAENVITSFDGSSWKTYDRTSTGCYLSRVKCVCEDRTGAIIAGGDSLLVRYDGAEWKAFSPAPEGWVLNASFIAKAPDGNLWCVGYLYKINEWYKGGSYLFCYNGTEWKRFPVLSVGALAVDKQNIVWIGSSDSKGVSRFDGSTWTQYGQEKGLATRAVDTIYVDRNNTKWIGTQDGMFCIGGAQPTGIKRDAEKLSGPFFLSYRPNPFNSSIMITFILPSGGKIELAIFSVNGQKIKVLKEDMSAGIHSFLWDGRDDSGKAVSSGVYLSRLQMGEKVAVGRMLLLK; from the coding sequence ATGCGTACCTTTTGTTTCATTGCATTCATGGCGCTTGTTTTGCCTGTATACGGTCATGCCCAGGAGAAGGTTACCGCTGTATATACCAATACCGATTATATCAACAATCTTTTCATCGATGGCGATACGATATGGTGCGGGACATGGGAAGGAGGGCTTGCGGGGTATAACAGGAAAACGGGAACATGGAAAGTCTTCACATCGCTGGATGGTCTCGCAAACAACACCGTTCAATCGATATTTAAGGATACCGGGGGGGCTCTCTGGATTGCCCATGCCGATTGGGGTCTTTCGTGCTTCGACGGGAAAAACGGGAAATCCTTTCCGGAATTGAACGGTTATATGGTCTATGTATGGGGAACATGTGAAGACACCCGCCATCAGATATGGTGCAGCACCAATAACGGCGTGTATATTTTTTTAAACAATACCTGGGTAAAATCCCAGGACGGCGGAACCGGCTCCATCGCGGCGGGGAAGAACGGATCAGTCTGGTGCTATCAGGACAGGACGCTTCTCTATTACGACAGATCGGAATGGCGCGTGTTCACCGACAAGGACACCGGCTTTCCGCTCTCCTATACATCCAACCTGCTCTTCGATAAAAACGACGTCCTGTGGTTTCAATTATGGGGTGGAGATCCCGCCTGTTTCGATGGAAAAACGTGGCAGCGCCCTCCTCTTCCGAAGGGATCGGGTTCCATGTTCTCTCCCTCGTTCATCGGCCCGGATGGGAATATATGGATAGTATGGCACGGGAACATCTGCCGGTTCAACGATGCGAAAAACTGGGAAATAGTCATTCCGGGAAATACGCTCAGGGAGGCGTTCTCCGCGGCGGGGCTGGTCCCGGGCGATATCATCGTTCAGATTGATGACGAAGGGATATTTTGGATTGCAGATAATCGGGGCAATACCAACCATAATCCCGGCCTGTTTCGGTTCGATGGGAAAAAAATCGACGTGATCCGTCGAAACTCAATGGCATTCCTCCGCCCGGCGTCGATATCTGAAGACCGTTCGGGAGCTCTCTGGACGGCCGGATTATATGGCAAGGGCATCTCGCGGCTTGACGGGACGGAATGGAAAACGTTCACCAACATACCGGTTGTTCCCTATTACGAATTCACCGGGACGGCGGTCGATAATCACGGCAATGTCTGGTGCTCCGCACACTTCGGCGCATTGCGATATGACGGCGCGGAGTGGCGTCTTTTCGACCATACGAACAGCGGTCTCAGATATGATGGCATATCCTCGCTGTATCTCGATTCCAGGGGCGTGTTGTGGTTTATTGGTTTTATGTCAGGCGCCGAGAATGTCATCACCAGCTTCGACGGCTCGTCATGGAAAACGTATGACAGGACCAGCACCGGATGTTACCTGAGCAGGGTGAAATGCGTCTGTGAAGACAGAACGGGGGCTATTATAGCGGGAGGAGATTCTCTTCTCGTGCGTTACGATGGAGCTGAATGGAAAGCCTTCTCTCCCGCCCCCGAAGGATGGGTTTTGAATGCCAGTTTCATCGCTAAAGCGCCTGACGGTAATCTCTGGTGCGTCGGGTACCTGTACAAGATAAATGAGTGGTACAAAGGCGGCAGTTATCTCTTCTGTTATAACGGGACTGAATGGAAACGTTTTCCCGTCCTGTCGGTCGGCGCGCTTGCGGTGGATAAGCAGAATATCGTTTGGATAGGAAGCAGCGATAGTAAAGGAGTTTCACGTTTCGACGGTTCGACATGGACCCAGTACGGACAGGAAAAAGGCCTTGCAACCCGTGCCGTGGATACGATTTATGTCGACAGAAACAATACGAAATGGATCGGAACCCAGGATGGGATGTTCTGTATCGGAGGCGCCCAACCCACAGGAATCAAGAGAGACGCAGAAAAACTGTCGGGGCCGTTCTTTCTTTCGTATCGTCCGAATCCATTCAACTCCTCTATTATGATAACTTTCATTCTGCCGTCAGGCGGAAAAATCGAACTCGCAATATTTTCGGTGAATGGTCAAAAAATAAAAGTCTTGAAAGAAGATATGTCCGCCGGAATACATTCGTTTTTGTGGGACGGCCGTGACGATTCAGGGAAAGCGGTATCTTCCGGTGTATATCTTTCCCGTTTGCAGATGGGCGAAAAGGTTGCAGTCGGACGGATGCTATTGTTGAAATAG